Proteins co-encoded in one Yamadazyma tenuis chromosome 1, complete sequence genomic window:
- the PGA62_2 gene encoding Flocculin type 3 repeat (COG:S; EggNog:ENOG503P9Y8) — translation MKFSSAIVAAAVAVPALGAYTNSTSTVTDIATTVVTITSCSENKCATSVATTGLTTVTENDTIYTTYCPLTAETATETDISTTVVTITSCSDHKCATSVATTGVTTVTENDTVYTTYCPLTSAAATKAASSAAPTTLAAQSVAASSAASVASFEGAALANQVPAFGALLAAAAILY, via the coding sequence ATGAAGTTCTCCTCCGCCATTGTCGCTGCTGCCGTCGCTGTCCCAGCCTTGGGTGCCTACACCAACAGTACCTCCACTGTTACTGACATCGCTACCACCGTTGTCACCATCACTTCTTGTTCTGAAAACAAGTGTGCTACTTCTGTGGCCACCACTGGTTTGACTACTGTCACTGAAAACGACACCATCTACACCACCTACTGTCCATTGACCGCTGAGACTGCCACTGAAACTGACATTTCTACCACCGTTGTCACCATCACTTCTTGTTCCGACCACAAGTGTGCTACTTCTGTGGCCACCACTGGTGTCACCACTGTCACTGAAAACGACACTGTTTACACCACCTACTGTCCATTGActtctgctgctgccactAAAGCCGCCAGTTCTGCTGCTCCAACCACTCTTGCTGCTCAATCTGTTGCTGCCAGCTCTGCTGCTTCTGTTGCTTCTTTCGAAGGTGCTGCTTTGGCTAACCAAGTTCCAGCTTTCGGTGCTCTCTTGGCTGCCGCTGCTATCTTGTACTAA